A region of Nocardioides sp. JS614 DNA encodes the following proteins:
- a CDS encoding class I SAM-dependent methyltransferase, whose translation MSTSPHSTWPGLSDSAHSEWYVGRFRAMAASGQDLQGESRLTDVLAPRGARLLDAGCGPGRHGGHLAQLGHDVVGVDIDPTLIEAAREDYPGVAWLVGDLATLDLAAAGEAEPFDGALIAGNVMDFVTEDHRAAVIERVAAHLKTDGFLVVGCRTGTGFTPADLDATLPGAGLRLEQRFATWDLRPWQDDSSFCVSVLRR comes from the coding sequence GTGTCGACCTCGCCGCACTCCACCTGGCCCGGACTGTCCGACAGCGCCCACTCCGAGTGGTACGTCGGAAGGTTCCGGGCGATGGCCGCCAGCGGCCAGGACCTCCAGGGCGAGTCCCGCCTGACCGACGTCCTGGCGCCGCGCGGCGCCCGGCTGCTGGACGCCGGCTGCGGCCCGGGCCGGCACGGCGGGCACCTGGCGCAGCTCGGCCACGACGTCGTCGGCGTCGACATCGACCCGACGCTGATCGAGGCGGCGCGCGAGGACTACCCGGGCGTGGCCTGGCTGGTCGGCGACCTGGCGACCCTCGACCTGGCCGCCGCGGGGGAGGCCGAGCCCTTCGACGGCGCGCTGATCGCCGGCAACGTCATGGACTTCGTGACCGAGGACCACCGGGCGGCGGTGATCGAGCGGGTCGCGGCGCATCTCAAGACCGACGGGTTCCTCGTCGTCGGGTGCCGCACCGGCACCGGCTTCACCCCGGCCGACCTGGACGCGACGCTGCCCGGCGCCGGCCTGCGGCTCGAGCAGCGGTTCGCCACCTGGGACCTGCGCCCGTGGCAGGACGACTCGTCGTTCTGCGTCAGCGTCCTGCGGCGCTGA
- a CDS encoding iron chaperone, which translates to MSTETDGATGFSAAERAAMKERAAELRAAGKKGAKLADGLQQVLDAIEKMTPEDRALAERVHVTVTEHAPDLAPKTWYGMPAYANADGKVVLFFKNAGKFGERYSTLGFEGAARLDDGDLWPTVFAITRWTPEVADRVAALVRSATS; encoded by the coding sequence GTGTCCACGGAGACCGACGGGGCCACGGGCTTCAGCGCCGCGGAGCGGGCCGCGATGAAGGAGCGCGCCGCCGAGCTGCGGGCCGCGGGCAAGAAGGGCGCCAAGCTCGCCGACGGCCTGCAGCAGGTCCTCGACGCGATCGAGAAGATGACGCCCGAGGACCGGGCGCTCGCCGAGCGAGTGCACGTCACGGTGACCGAGCACGCCCCCGACCTGGCGCCGAAGACCTGGTACGGCATGCCCGCCTACGCCAACGCGGACGGCAAGGTCGTGCTGTTCTTCAAGAACGCCGGCAAGTTCGGCGAGCGCTATTCCACCTTGGGCTTCGAGGGCGCCGCGCGGCTCGACGACGGCGACCTGTGGCCGACCGTCTTCGCGATCACCCGCTGGACCCCCGAGGTCGCTGACCGGGTCGCTGCGCTGGTGCGCTCGGCGACCTCCTGA
- the yczE gene encoding membrane protein YczE produces MTQIATAPRGLTDLGPIAQLRAGRLARRLPQLFLGLVAYGVSLALMVRGDLGLAPWDVLHSGLIRHVPLTLGQAVVVMSFVVLLAWIPLREVPGLGTISNALVIGFSADATLALLERPDGLVLRIGLTIGGVLLCGLATALYIGAQLGRGPRDGLMTGLARRTGRSLRLVRTGLELGVVVVGLLLGGTLGVGTVLYALAIGPLTQLWLPTFTVELPVRNQEAIVLASN; encoded by the coding sequence GTGACCCAGATCGCCACCGCCCCGCGGGGCCTCACCGACCTCGGCCCGATCGCCCAGCTGCGCGCCGGCCGGTTGGCCCGCCGCCTGCCCCAGCTCTTCCTCGGGCTCGTGGCCTACGGCGTCTCCCTGGCCCTGATGGTCCGCGGCGACCTCGGCCTCGCTCCGTGGGACGTGCTGCACTCCGGGCTGATCCGCCACGTGCCGCTCACGCTCGGCCAGGCCGTGGTCGTGATGAGCTTCGTGGTGCTGCTCGCGTGGATCCCGCTGCGCGAGGTGCCGGGCCTCGGCACCATCTCCAACGCCCTGGTCATCGGCTTCTCCGCCGACGCGACCCTGGCCCTGCTCGAGCGGCCCGACGGGCTGGTGCTGCGGATCGGCCTGACGATCGGCGGCGTGCTGCTCTGCGGCCTGGCCACCGCGCTCTACATCGGCGCCCAGCTCGGCCGCGGGCCACGCGACGGGCTGATGACCGGCCTGGCCCGGCGTACCGGCCGCTCGCTGCGCCTGGTGCGCACCGGGCTCGAGCTCGGCGTCGTCGTGGTCGGCCTGCTGCTCGGCGGCACCCTCGGCGTCGGCACCGTGCTCTATGCGCTGGCGATCGGGCCGCTCACCCAGCTCTGGCTGCCGACCTTCACCGTCGAGCTGCCGGTCAGGAATCAAGAAGCGATCGTGCTGGCTTCGAACTAG
- a CDS encoding serine/threonine-protein kinase: protein MTTTPQPSPPRRSVGGYTLLARLGEGGMGVVHLARREAGERVALKVLRPHIVGDEEARRRLAREVGSLSRVRSQWVAEIVDADPWAEVPYVATRYVPGLSLHDHVVEEGAITGADLLWLASCLAEGIASVHAVGVLHRDVKPSNVLMEGRTPILIDFGLARVADDPKLTHTGWLLGTPGYLAPEILYGEDATVASDVHSWAATVAYAGTGHPPFGRGPSMAIMDRVRRGQFDLDGLPHDLHQVVAAALDPDPRERPSLEQILAWLRPLTTRPGEPRTLPPTAPPHDPYTVPLALAAQAAADDETDVWPGHNSAEPYTLALTSYDAPVPAAPAVSLGERLRRGLLLVGLALTAGTGSAAFPWITLALLLVTVWLLRSGSLAGSARDQRREYRGRKWYDGVQLLVATPWHLVQSLPGTLLLALWSVGLAVAAALVCYAVATGLALALFVCGTALTVSLWLGPGGSRVRGPVSRVVNPLAADPRRWVIALLLVLAVAAGLGFRADLTGTTWTPADGRPHAEKSSPGAGERGTMVAMQHLAISSEIIIS, encoded by the coding sequence GTGACGACCACTCCCCAGCCGTCGCCGCCGCGGCGCTCGGTCGGCGGCTACACGCTGCTCGCCCGGCTGGGCGAGGGTGGGATGGGCGTGGTCCACCTGGCCCGCCGCGAGGCCGGCGAGCGGGTCGCGCTCAAGGTGCTGCGCCCGCACATCGTCGGCGACGAGGAGGCGCGGCGGCGCCTGGCTCGCGAGGTCGGCTCGCTGAGCCGGGTGCGCAGCCAGTGGGTCGCCGAGATCGTCGACGCCGACCCGTGGGCCGAGGTGCCCTACGTCGCCACCCGCTACGTCCCCGGCCTGTCCCTGCACGACCACGTGGTCGAGGAGGGGGCGATCACCGGTGCCGACCTGCTCTGGCTGGCCTCCTGCCTGGCCGAGGGCATCGCCTCGGTGCACGCGGTCGGCGTCCTCCACCGCGACGTCAAGCCCTCGAACGTGCTGATGGAGGGCCGCACCCCGATCCTCATCGACTTCGGCCTGGCCCGGGTCGCCGACGACCCCAAGCTCACCCACACCGGCTGGCTGCTGGGCACGCCGGGCTACCTCGCGCCCGAGATCCTGTACGGCGAGGACGCGACCGTGGCCTCCGACGTGCACTCCTGGGCGGCGACCGTCGCGTACGCCGGTACCGGGCACCCGCCGTTCGGCCGGGGCCCGTCGATGGCGATCATGGACCGGGTCCGGCGCGGCCAGTTCGACCTCGACGGGCTCCCGCACGACCTGCATCAGGTGGTGGCCGCGGCGCTGGACCCCGACCCGAGGGAGCGCCCGAGCCTCGAGCAGATCCTGGCCTGGCTGCGGCCGCTGACCACCCGGCCCGGCGAGCCGCGCACGCTGCCGCCGACCGCGCCGCCGCACGACCCCTACACGGTCCCGCTCGCGCTCGCCGCCCAGGCTGCCGCGGACGACGAGACGGACGTCTGGCCCGGGCACAACAGCGCCGAGCCGTACACGCTGGCGCTGACGTCGTACGACGCCCCCGTGCCCGCGGCGCCCGCGGTGTCGCTCGGAGAGCGGCTGCGCCGGGGGCTGCTCCTCGTCGGCCTGGCCCTGACCGCCGGGACCGGCTCCGCCGCGTTCCCCTGGATCACGCTCGCGCTGCTGCTGGTCACGGTCTGGCTGCTGCGCAGCGGGTCGCTGGCCGGCTCGGCACGCGACCAGCGCCGGGAGTACCGCGGGCGCAAGTGGTACGACGGCGTGCAGCTGCTCGTCGCCACTCCCTGGCACCTCGTGCAGTCGCTGCCGGGGACCCTGCTGCTGGCGCTGTGGAGCGTCGGACTGGCGGTGGCGGCGGCGCTGGTCTGCTACGCCGTCGCCACCGGGCTCGCGCTCGCGCTGTTCGTCTGCGGCACCGCGCTGACCGTGTCGCTGTGGCTCGGGCCGGGCGGTTCCCGGGTCCGGGGCCCGGTCTCGCGCGTGGTCAACCCGCTGGCCGCCGACCCCCGCCGGTGGGTGATCGCACTGCTCCTGGTGCTCGCCGTGGCCGCCGGTCTCGGGTTCCGCGCGGATCTCACCGGCACCACCTGGACGCCGGCCGACGGACGCCCGCATGCCGAGAAGTCCTCCCCTGGAGCCGGCGAGCGTGGCACCATGGTCGCCATGCAGCACCTGGCGATCTCCAGCGAGATCATCATTTCCTAG
- a CDS encoding 3-isopropylmalate dehydrogenase — MTTTHTGTSGSLRLAVIPGDGIGPEVTAEALKVLEVASPAGVKFEQTRYDLGAERYLATGEVLPDSVLEEIREHDAILLGAVGGKPNDPNLPPGILERGLLLRLRFELDHYVNLRPSRIFPGVASPLANPGEVDFVVVREGTEGPYTGNGGALRVGTPHEIATEVSVNTAFGVERVVRDAFARAQRRPRKKLTLVHKTNVLVNAGAVWWRITQQVAAEYPEVSVDYMHIDAAMIFMTTDPARFDVIVTDNLFGDIITDLAAAITGGIGLAASGNVNPDRTAPSMFEPVHGSAPDIAGQQKADPTAAILSASLLLDHLGYADAAAVIETAAIADLAAREPGAARRTADVGEAIAARVAG; from the coding sequence ATGACCACCACCCACACTGGAACGTCCGGCTCCCTGCGCCTCGCCGTCATCCCCGGCGACGGCATCGGGCCGGAGGTGACCGCCGAGGCCCTGAAGGTGCTCGAGGTCGCGTCCCCGGCCGGCGTGAAGTTCGAGCAGACGCGGTACGACCTCGGCGCCGAGCGCTACCTCGCGACCGGCGAGGTGCTGCCCGACTCCGTGCTCGAGGAGATCCGTGAGCACGACGCGATCCTGCTCGGCGCGGTCGGTGGCAAGCCGAACGACCCGAACCTGCCGCCCGGCATCCTGGAGCGCGGGCTGCTGCTGCGGCTGCGCTTCGAGCTCGACCACTACGTCAACCTGCGGCCGTCCCGGATCTTCCCGGGTGTCGCGTCGCCCCTCGCCAACCCTGGAGAGGTCGACTTCGTGGTGGTCCGCGAGGGCACCGAGGGCCCGTACACGGGCAACGGTGGCGCCCTGCGCGTCGGCACCCCGCACGAGATCGCCACCGAGGTCTCGGTGAACACCGCCTTCGGCGTCGAGCGCGTCGTCCGCGACGCGTTCGCGCGCGCCCAGCGCCGGCCGCGCAAGAAGCTGACCCTGGTCCACAAGACCAACGTGCTCGTCAACGCCGGTGCCGTGTGGTGGCGGATCACCCAGCAGGTGGCGGCGGAGTACCCCGAGGTCAGCGTCGACTACATGCACATCGACGCGGCGATGATCTTCATGACCACCGACCCCGCACGCTTCGACGTGATCGTCACCGACAACCTCTTCGGCGACATCATCACCGACCTCGCCGCCGCGATCACCGGCGGCATCGGCCTGGCGGCCTCCGGCAACGTCAACCCCGACCGGACCGCGCCGTCCATGTTCGAGCCGGTGCACGGTTCGGCACCCGACATCGCGGGCCAGCAGAAGGCCGACCCCACCGCCGCGATCCTCTCCGCGTCCCTGCTGCTCGACCACCTCGGGTACGCCGACGCGGCCGCGGTCATCGAGACCGCGGCGATCGCCGATCTCGCCGCGCGCGAGCCGGGCGCGGCCCGGCGTACCGCCGACGTCGGTGAGGCGATCGCCGCCCGAGTAGCCGGCTAG
- a CDS encoding branched-chain amino acid aminotransferase produces MEISTTPSSAAVSDERLAEILANPGFGLHFTDHMLTVEWAPDAGWHAGRIEPYGPLTLDPATAVLHYAQEIFEGMKAYRHADGSIWSFRPEENAARMMRSSRRLALPELDVADYVQAVDALVTADQRWVPDPAGEKSLYVRPFMFASEAFLGVRPAQHVTFMVIASPAGAYFKGGVKPVTLWLTDEYTRAGRGGMGAAKTGGNYASSLVAQQQASAQGCDQVVFLDAQEGQYVEELGGMNMYFVHDDGTIVTPETGTILEGITRSSIIELAGKLGHQVEERRFSIDEWREGVRSGRIVEIFACGTAAVVTPVGELKWDGGSAPAPASTDLTMRVRQALVDIQYGRAEDTFGWMHRIV; encoded by the coding sequence ATGGAGATCAGCACCACCCCGTCGAGCGCCGCGGTCTCCGACGAGCGCCTCGCCGAGATCCTCGCCAACCCCGGCTTCGGCCTGCACTTCACCGACCACATGCTCACGGTCGAGTGGGCCCCGGACGCCGGCTGGCACGCCGGGCGCATCGAGCCGTACGGGCCGCTCACGCTCGACCCCGCGACCGCGGTCCTGCACTACGCGCAGGAGATCTTCGAGGGCATGAAGGCCTACCGGCACGCGGACGGGTCGATCTGGTCGTTCCGGCCCGAGGAGAACGCCGCGCGCATGATGCGCTCGAGCCGGCGGCTCGCGCTGCCCGAGCTCGACGTCGCCGACTACGTCCAGGCGGTCGACGCGCTCGTGACCGCCGACCAGCGCTGGGTCCCCGACCCGGCGGGGGAGAAGAGCCTCTACGTGCGCCCGTTCATGTTCGCCTCGGAGGCGTTCTTGGGCGTGCGGCCGGCCCAGCACGTCACGTTCATGGTGATCGCGAGCCCGGCCGGCGCCTACTTCAAGGGCGGCGTCAAGCCGGTCACGCTGTGGCTGACCGACGAGTACACCCGCGCCGGCCGCGGCGGCATGGGCGCGGCGAAGACCGGCGGCAACTACGCCAGCTCGCTGGTCGCGCAGCAGCAGGCGAGCGCCCAGGGCTGCGACCAGGTCGTGTTCCTCGATGCCCAGGAGGGGCAGTACGTCGAGGAGCTCGGCGGCATGAACATGTACTTCGTCCACGACGACGGCACCATCGTCACCCCCGAGACCGGCACCATCCTCGAGGGGATCACCCGCTCCAGCATCATCGAGCTGGCCGGCAAGCTCGGCCACCAGGTCGAGGAGCGCCGGTTCTCCATCGACGAGTGGCGCGAGGGCGTGCGCAGCGGCCGGATCGTGGAGATCTTCGCCTGCGGCACCGCCGCCGTCGTCACCCCGGTCGGCGAGCTGAAGTGGGACGGCGGGTCGGCGCCCGCCCCCGCGAGCACCGACCTCACCATGCGGGTCCGGCAGGCCCTGGTCGACATCCAGTACGGCCGCGCCGAGGACACGTTCGGCTGGATGCACCGGATCGTCTGA
- the yczR gene encoding MocR-like transcription factor YczR, whose translation MNRTVSAGRVAALVGDFDRSPAYAGLADALVLLIGDGRIALDTRLPSERELTEALGLSRTTVTRAYTALREAGYAEARRGSGTFTRVPGGPARAHDRALLPRPGDDEAIDLNCAAPSAPAGLAKAYAEAAAELPAYLGGHGYFPAGLPQLQQAIAATYEARGLPTAPDQIMVTPGALSAASIVAQAFTSPGDRVLVESPVYPNAIDALRHGGARLTPVPVDPEGWDLPAVGAALRQTAPRLAYLIADFQNPTGHLMTEAQREEYAGHLRRAHTTAIVDEAHQWLPLEGQDMPRPFAAYAPDTITIGSASKGFWGGLRLGWMRVPPGRMDRLTQARVSMDLGAPVMEQLVLVRLLAEADEVLAANRARLRAQRDALVAAVRAQLPEWTFRVPSGGLALWCRLPAASGSAVAAEAERLGVIIPPGPVFAVEGGLDRFVRIPWTRPAEDLVDGVARLAEAWAVVRERPASGPGVSGRVMVA comes from the coding sequence ATGAACCGCACCGTGAGCGCCGGCCGGGTGGCCGCCCTGGTCGGCGACTTCGACCGCTCCCCCGCCTACGCCGGCCTCGCCGACGCCCTGGTCCTGCTGATCGGCGACGGCCGGATCGCGCTGGACACCCGGCTGCCGAGCGAGCGGGAGCTGACCGAGGCGCTCGGGCTCTCGCGCACCACCGTGACCCGGGCGTACACCGCGCTGCGGGAGGCGGGGTACGCCGAGGCGCGACGCGGCTCGGGCACGTTCACGCGGGTGCCGGGCGGGCCGGCGCGCGCACACGACCGGGCCCTGCTGCCGCGGCCCGGCGACGACGAGGCGATCGACCTGAACTGCGCGGCGCCGTCCGCCCCGGCGGGCCTGGCGAAGGCGTACGCCGAGGCCGCGGCCGAGCTGCCGGCGTACCTCGGCGGCCACGGCTACTTCCCCGCCGGGCTCCCCCAGCTCCAGCAGGCGATCGCGGCGACGTACGAGGCGCGCGGCCTGCCGACCGCGCCCGACCAGATCATGGTCACGCCCGGCGCGCTGTCGGCGGCGTCGATCGTGGCGCAGGCGTTCACCTCGCCCGGCGACCGGGTGCTGGTGGAGTCGCCGGTGTACCCGAACGCGATCGACGCGCTGCGGCACGGCGGCGCCCGCCTCACGCCGGTGCCGGTCGACCCCGAGGGCTGGGACCTCCCCGCCGTCGGCGCCGCGCTGCGGCAGACGGCACCGCGGCTGGCCTACCTGATCGCGGACTTCCAGAACCCCACCGGCCACCTGATGACCGAGGCGCAGCGCGAGGAGTACGCCGGCCACCTGCGCCGGGCGCACACCACCGCGATCGTCGACGAGGCCCACCAGTGGCTCCCGCTCGAGGGCCAGGACATGCCGCGCCCGTTCGCGGCGTACGCCCCCGACACGATCACGATCGGCAGCGCCAGCAAGGGCTTCTGGGGCGGCCTGCGGCTGGGCTGGATGCGGGTCCCACCCGGCCGGATGGACCGGCTCACCCAGGCCCGGGTGAGCATGGACCTCGGCGCCCCGGTGATGGAGCAACTGGTGCTGGTCCGGCTGCTCGCCGAGGCCGACGAGGTGCTCGCCGCGAACCGGGCGCGGCTCCGTGCCCAGCGCGACGCGCTGGTCGCGGCGGTGCGTGCGCAGCTCCCCGAGTGGACGTTCCGCGTGCCGTCCGGCGGGTTGGCGCTGTGGTGCCGGCTCCCCGCCGCCTCGGGCTCGGCGGTCGCGGCCGAGGCCGAACGCCTGGGCGTCATCATCCCGCCCGGCCCGGTCTTCGCCGTCGAGGGCGGTCTCGACCGGTTCGTGCGGATCCCGTGGACGCGGCCGGCCGAGGACCTCGTCGACGGTGTCGCCCGGCTGGCCGAGGCCTGGGCCGTGGTGCGCGAGCGGCCGGCGTCCGGGCCGGGTGTGTCCGGGCGGGTGATGGTGGCCTGA
- the cimA gene encoding citramalate synthase, whose protein sequence is MDLHGAFHVYDTTLRDGAQQEGLNLSVTDKLSIARQLDGLGVGYIEGGWPGANPKDTEFFRRAAAELDLQHARLAAFGATRRAGVKAADDPLVAALRDSGASVVTVVAKSYDRHVELALRTTLEENLAMIRDTVSHLRAEGQTVFLDAEHFFDGYRANRDYALEVLRTAYDAGAEVIALCDTNGGMLPGWVSDVVHDVRENAQVRVGIHCHNDTGCAVANTLAAVDAGATHVQGTINGYGERTGNADLLAVVANLELKLDRQVLPPGLLTEATRIAHAVAEVTNFPPASRQPYVGSSAFTHKAGLHASAIKVDPNLYQHMDPAGVGNDMRLLVSDMAGRASIELKGRELGFDLSGDRDLVARITERVKVLESRGFTFEAADASFELLLIEEVEGQRPSYFDVESWRVITETLAKRSAGEEAVSEATVKLKAGGVRYVVTGEGNGPVNALDHALREAIVQAYPQVAKFELIDYKVRILDQGHGTDAITRVLIETSDGETSWVTVGVGANVIEASWGALVDGLTFGLRKHEA, encoded by the coding sequence ATGGACCTGCACGGCGCCTTCCACGTCTACGACACCACCCTGCGCGACGGCGCCCAGCAGGAGGGGCTCAACCTCTCCGTCACCGACAAGCTGTCGATCGCGCGGCAGCTCGACGGGCTGGGCGTCGGCTACATCGAGGGCGGCTGGCCGGGCGCGAACCCGAAGGACACCGAGTTCTTCCGCCGCGCCGCCGCCGAGCTCGACCTCCAGCACGCGCGGCTCGCGGCGTTCGGCGCCACCCGGCGCGCGGGCGTCAAAGCGGCCGACGACCCACTGGTCGCGGCGCTGCGCGACAGCGGCGCGAGCGTGGTCACGGTGGTGGCCAAGTCCTACGACCGGCACGTCGAGCTCGCGCTGCGGACCACGCTCGAGGAGAACCTCGCCATGATCCGCGACACCGTCAGCCACCTGCGCGCCGAGGGGCAGACGGTCTTCCTCGACGCCGAGCACTTCTTCGACGGCTACCGGGCCAACCGCGACTACGCGCTCGAGGTGCTGCGCACGGCGTACGACGCGGGCGCCGAGGTGATCGCGCTGTGCGACACCAACGGCGGGATGCTGCCCGGCTGGGTGAGCGATGTCGTCCACGACGTGCGCGAGAACGCCCAGGTGCGGGTCGGCATCCACTGCCACAACGACACCGGCTGCGCGGTCGCCAACACGCTGGCCGCCGTCGACGCCGGCGCGACCCATGTCCAGGGCACGATCAACGGGTACGGCGAGCGCACCGGGAACGCCGACCTGCTCGCGGTGGTCGCCAACCTCGAGCTCAAGCTGGACCGGCAGGTGCTGCCCCCGGGCCTGCTCACCGAGGCCACCCGGATCGCGCACGCGGTCGCCGAGGTCACGAACTTCCCGCCGGCATCGCGGCAGCCGTACGTCGGCAGCTCCGCGTTCACCCACAAGGCCGGGCTGCACGCCAGCGCGATCAAGGTGGACCCGAACCTCTACCAGCACATGGACCCCGCCGGCGTCGGCAACGACATGCGGCTGCTGGTCTCCGACATGGCCGGCCGGGCCTCGATCGAGCTCAAGGGACGCGAGCTCGGTTTCGACCTCTCCGGCGATCGCGACCTCGTCGCCCGGATCACCGAGCGGGTCAAGGTGCTCGAGAGTCGTGGGTTCACGTTCGAGGCGGCCGACGCCTCCTTCGAGCTGCTGCTGATCGAGGAGGTCGAGGGGCAGCGCCCGTCGTACTTCGACGTCGAGTCGTGGCGGGTGATCACCGAGACCCTCGCCAAGCGCAGTGCCGGGGAGGAGGCGGTCTCCGAGGCCACGGTGAAGCTCAAGGCCGGGGGCGTCCGGTACGTCGTCACCGGGGAGGGCAACGGCCCGGTCAACGCCCTCGACCACGCGCTGCGTGAGGCGATCGTCCAGGCCTACCCGCAGGTCGCGAAGTTCGAGCTGATCGACTACAAGGTCCGGATCCTCGACCAGGGGCACGGCACCGACGCGATCACCCGGGTGCTGATCGAGACGAGTGACGGCGAGACCTCCTGGGTCACCGTCGGGGTCGGCGCCAACGTCATCGAGGCGTCGTGGGGGGCGCTGGTCGACGGGCTCACGTTCGGGTTGCGCAAGCACGAGGCCTGA
- a CDS encoding M20 family metallopeptidase — MSELETAAVELLAELVGIDSVNPALVPGAAGEPRIVEHLEARLAAAGFATTMVPAAGPEDRPSLVAVPPGPEEWPTVVLNGHVDTVGVAGMPEPFTPRIDGDRLMGRGAADMKGGVAAIVAAAEHLVAAGAPVRPVLALVADEEDASLGSEAVIAALPGLGVRPDACLIAEPTDGVLCRSLRGFALVRVTFAGRAAHSSQAGLGSNAITHLGRLLHAVDLRADSVRADGGELLVTLASGGSSAFVVPDRAECLVELRTPPDRSSADALALVRGLLEPEWQAEAELLTHREGWRLDDHGPAAGLARRLGAELGAGSSFDAPYWMEAPLWQEICPTLVCGPSGGGMHAVDEWVDLRQVRALATALTTVLGDWRPDAD, encoded by the coding sequence GTGAGCGAACTGGAGACCGCGGCCGTCGAGCTGCTGGCGGAGCTGGTCGGGATCGACAGCGTCAACCCGGCGCTGGTGCCGGGCGCGGCCGGGGAGCCGCGGATCGTGGAGCACCTGGAGGCGCGGCTCGCGGCCGCGGGCTTCGCCACGACGATGGTGCCGGCGGCCGGGCCCGAGGACCGGCCGAGCCTGGTGGCGGTGCCGCCCGGCCCGGAGGAATGGCCGACGGTCGTGCTCAACGGGCACGTCGACACCGTGGGCGTGGCCGGCATGCCGGAGCCGTTCACGCCGCGCATCGACGGGGACCGGCTGATGGGGCGCGGCGCGGCCGACATGAAGGGCGGTGTCGCCGCCATCGTGGCCGCCGCCGAGCACCTGGTCGCCGCGGGCGCCCCGGTGCGCCCGGTGCTCGCCCTGGTCGCCGACGAGGAGGACGCCAGCCTCGGCAGCGAGGCGGTGATCGCCGCGCTCCCCGGGCTCGGCGTCCGGCCCGACGCGTGCCTGATCGCCGAACCCACGGATGGTGTCCTGTGCCGCTCGCTGCGGGGGTTCGCGCTGGTCCGCGTCACGTTCGCGGGCCGCGCCGCGCACAGCTCGCAGGCCGGGCTCGGCAGCAACGCGATCACCCATCTCGGGCGCCTACTGCACGCCGTCGACCTGCGGGCGGACTCCGTCCGTGCGGACGGGGGCGAGCTGCTGGTGACGCTGGCGTCCGGCGGCTCGTCGGCGTTCGTGGTGCCCGACCGGGCCGAGTGCCTCGTGGAGCTGCGGACCCCGCCCGATCGCTCGAGCGCCGACGCGCTCGCGCTGGTGCGCGGGCTGCTCGAGCCCGAGTGGCAGGCCGAGGCCGAGCTGCTCACCCATCGCGAGGGCTGGCGCCTCGACGACCACGGCCCGGCGGCAGGCCTCGCGCGCCGGCTGGGAGCCGAACTCGGCGCGGGGTCGAGCTTCGACGCGCCGTACTGGATGGAGGCGCCGCTGTGGCAGGAGATCTGCCCGACGCTGGTGTGCGGTCCCTCCGGCGGCGGGATGCACGCCGTCGACGAGTGGGTCGACCTGCGCCAGGTCCGCGCGCTGGCGACGGCGCTGACCACGGTGCTGGGTGACTGGCGGCCCGATGCCGACTGA
- a CDS encoding O-methyltransferase, protein MSAPPELPDVVSRAFDVSRKAGYASFCRNETGRLLAALAATRDGVMAEFGTGCGVGTAWLRSGVRGEARIVTAELDAKLADAAAEIFVDDPQVEVLSADWATLLDKGPFSLLFLDSGEPTEVGVDSVADLVEPGGIVVLDDFTPCEMWPPIAYGRVDTLREQWLTDDRFTAVEVMVAPDASALIATRR, encoded by the coding sequence ATGAGCGCCCCGCCCGAGCTTCCCGACGTGGTGTCCCGCGCGTTCGACGTCTCCCGCAAGGCGGGCTACGCGTCGTTCTGCCGCAACGAGACCGGCCGGCTGCTGGCCGCACTGGCGGCCACCCGCGACGGCGTGATGGCGGAGTTCGGCACCGGCTGCGGGGTCGGTACGGCGTGGCTGCGCTCGGGTGTGCGGGGCGAGGCCCGGATCGTCACCGCCGAGCTGGACGCGAAGCTCGCCGACGCCGCGGCCGAGATCTTCGTCGACGACCCGCAGGTCGAGGTGCTCTCGGCCGACTGGGCGACGCTGTTGGACAAGGGCCCGTTCTCGCTGCTGTTCCTCGACTCCGGCGAGCCCACCGAGGTGGGCGTCGACTCCGTCGCGGACCTGGTGGAGCCGGGCGGGATCGTCGTGCTCGACGACTTCACGCCATGCGAGATGTGGCCACCGATCGCCTACGGTCGGGTCGACACGCTGCGCGAGCAGTGGCTGACCGACGATCGGTTCACCGCGGTCGAGGTGATGGTCGCCCCTGACGCCTCGGCCCTGATCGCCACCCGACGCTGA